TTGAACTTGCCAGTATCAAGATTAATGGTGTTATCTGTACTGTATTTTTTTACGCCCTTATTGCCCTGTACTACAATGTCAGCTAGTTCGTCTGTTGTAACTAGAATCCCCCCAGCATAGAGAATGACATGCGTTTAGGCTCTCCATTTCCAGATATAACTATCGAGTGTTTCACCCCATTTTTAATCAGATTGTACATCAAAAAATCTTGGTTACTGCTGGGTGACAATTCAAATCCATCTCCATACTTTTTCATTAACCATTTTAATATGATTCGGATATCTGCCATATACATATCTTTCTTAAAACCGTAGTGCATATAGGCTACCTTTCCGTGTCTGTCTGGTGTGACGGATAGCTTACCAGTGTTAGCCATAAAGGTAGATTCAACCTCGTAGGTGTCTTTGTCTATCCTTGTCAATATTTTATGATAGTCACTGACAGGCTTTCCCATGTACACACCATTGATTTCTTGGGCATTGGCCACAAAAAAGGCGCATGAGAGCAATGTTGCGATTAAAAACTTTTTCATATAAAAATGCGTGTTAAATCTTCGACAGTCTCAGGTCAATGTCATATTTCCCGTCTTCCCTTTTGAATATCTCAAAGTCTGTCTGTAGCCCTAATGTGAATTTTCTGTACAGCCATCGCCTGTCCTTAAGTAATGTCCTTGGTTCTTCACCTGACAATCCATATTCAAGCCTAAGCAATGCGTTTGCGTTCTTTGCTTCGTTGAATGATAACCCACGATCATACTTGAATGTAAGGTATCTGATTTCGTTCTTTTCATTGAGTAGGATCCTGATGGTACCCCGACAAGACAGCAACATACCGCAAGTGGTATATTCCTTATCGTTTACCTTCTTGATTCGCTTGTAATACTTGTCGATGTTGTCACCAATTGTAATCCCATTGATGTGTTGGGCGTTGGTCACAAAAAAGGCGCATGAAAGTAACGCCGTGATAAGAAGTCTTTTCATTTACTATAAGTTATTTTTATCCTTCTGCTATTTGTGCGTCCTCACTATGACGGTTAGAAATGAATAAGCTATTATATTCCGTAAAAATAAATGAATAATCACTCATATGTATTTACGGTTGAGCTATTATTCTCCATTATCCGTTCATATTCATCCTAATGTTATATATCGCCGTCATTTGGTCAAACAGACATGTAAATAGTAGAGATGTTGTCGTCTTGAGGTCATCTAAAGCTAGAGGTGAGTGTAGCCGGCTAATAACCATAAAACCAAAAAGGCTCCCCGTTAGCGGGGAGCCTTTTTCTTTAGAATCGTCAAAGACTATGGTCTTCGAATCGTCTTAGATCTCTAACCCAAAATCCTTACGAACTTCCATAGCCTTGTCATATCCGGCGTCGGCGTGGCGGAAGACGCCCATGGCCGGGTCCGAGTGCAGGACACGGCCTATGCACTTGTCGGCGCGTTCGGTACCGTCGGCCAAAACTACCATGCCGGCGTGTTGCGAATAGCCCATTCCTACGCCACCTCCGTGGTGGAACGAGATCCACGTGGCGCCACCCGTGGCGTTGGCCATCAGGTTGAGCAAAGCCCAGTCCGATACGACGTCCGAACCGTCTTTCATGCCTTCGGTTTCGCGGTTTGGCGAGGCTACGGAACCGCAGTCCAAGTGGTCGCGTCCGATTACGATCGGAGCTTTTAGTTTGCCTTCTCGTACCATCTCGTTAAACTTAAGGCCCGCTTTTTTACGGTCGCCCAAGCCGAGCCAGCAGATGCGTGACGGCAGGCCTTGGAAAGCGACTTTCTCTCTGGCCTCGTCGAGCCAGTGGATCAGGTGCTTGTTGTCGGGGAACAGTTCCCTGAGGGCCTGGTCCGTGGCGTAGATGTCTTCCGGATCGCCGGAAAGTGCCGCCCAGCGGAACGGCCCCATGCCTTCGCAGAAAAGCGGCCGGATATATTCGGGAACGAATCCGTTGAAATCGAACGCGTTAGGTTCTCCGCCCTGTTTGGCGAATTCGCGGAGGTTGTTGCCGTAGTCGAAAGTGACAGCGCCTTGCTTTTGCATTTCCAACATAAAGCCTACGTGGCGAGCCATACTTTTGAGCGAAAGCTCTTTGTAGCGTTCCGGATCTTCGTTGCGGACTTTTTCAACTTCGTCGCCCCTGAGGGTATCGGGCACATAGCCGAATACGGGATCGTGGGCGGAAGTCTGGTCGGTGAGCACGTCCGGGATAATACCGTCCTTAAGCAACAGCTCCAGCGAATCGCCGATATCGGCCACCAAACCTACCGACAGGGCTTCGCCTTTTTCTTTGGCCTCCAACACCCACTGCTTCGCCTCTTCGTACGAGTGTGTCATCTTGTCAAGGTAGCGGGTTTCGATACGCTTCTTTACGCGTTCCGGGTCCACGTCTACGCCCAAATATGCCGCGCCGTTTAGGGTAGCGGCCAATGGCTGGGCTCCGCCCATACCGCCGAGTCCGCCGCTGACTACAAGCTTTTTGCTGAGGCTACCGCCGAAATGTCTGCGGGCGCAGGCGGCGAAGGTCTCGTAAGTACCTTGCAAGATGCCTTGGGTGCCGATATAGATCCAGCTTCCGGCCGTCATCTGGCCGTACATCATCAGGCCTTTTTTCTTCAGTTCCTCAAAGTGTTCCCAATTGGCCCACTTTGGCACCAAGTTACTGTTGGCGATCAGCACGCGGGGCGCTTCGGGGTGGGTTGGGATAATACCCACCGGTTTGCCCGACTGTACCATCAAGCTGTGGTTGTCGTCGAGTTTCATCAGGCACTCGATGATCTTTTCCACCGATTCCCTATTGCGGGCGGCTTGTCCGGTACCTCCGTATACCACCAGGTCGTCGGGGTTTTCGGCCACTTCGGCGTCGAGGTTGTTGAGGAACATTCTCAACGGGGCTTCGGTCTGCCAAGAGAGGGTGTTGAGTTTGTCGCCGTGCGGGGCCTTATAGTGAGGGTGCGCGGCGTATTCGGCCATAAAGGCCTTATATTTTTTTTCAAATTCGTTATTCATGACAGTTATTTTTGTTCGTAGAGACATGGCATGCCTTGTCTCAGCGTGGGGTATTTCAGGTTATGGTTTGTGGATTTTAAATCAAATCGAAATCAATCAAACCGGTTATCCATCCTCGGGTTAGACGAGGCGTGCCATGTCTCTATGGAGTTGTAATATATTGATCCACAATGTTTACCAATTCGCCGTTGGCGACTATTTGGCGACACTGTTCGATATCTTGGGTGTAGATTTTGTCTTTCTCGGATTTGTCTACGCTCTTGCGGACGTGGTCCACGCAAGCTTCCAGTACATCGGTGGTCTTGAGCGGACGACGGAATTCCAGGCCTTGGGTGGCGGCCAATAGCTCGATGGCCTGTATGCGTTCCAGGTTTTGGATTACTTTCAGGGCTTTTCTACCGCTGATCGATCCCATGCTTACGTGGTCTTCCTGCCCCATGGAGGTAGGTACGCTGTCGGCGCTGGCGGGGTAGCAGAGGGTTTTGTTTTCCGTTACCAACGCCGCGGTGGTGTATTGCAGGATCATAAAGCCCGAATCCAGACCTGCGCTTTCCATCAACAGTTTCGGAATGCCCGATTTCCCTTCCATGGAAAGGTAGATGCGGCGGTCGGCGATATTGCCGAGCTCGGCGGCGGCCAAGGCGGCGTAATCCATTACCATGGCTATGGGTTGTCCGTGGAAATTACCACCGCTTACGGTATGGTCGGCGTCGAACACTATCGGGTTGTCCGTTACGGAGTTAAGTTCCGTTTCTATCAGCTCGTTGAGGTGGTTCCAAGCGTTGCGCGAGGCGCCGTGTACCTGCGGAATACAGCGCAGGGAGTAGGGGTCCTGCACGCGGTCGCAGTCGTGGTGGGAAGCCACTATTTCCGACCCTTTGAGCATCTCCGTCATGCGGTGGGCTACATGCAGACAACCTTTGTGCGGACGAATGCGGTGGATTTCTTCGGAGAACGGCATGACCGAACCTTTAAGCGCCTCTACCATCAGAGCGCCGTTGATGTCGGCTTGCTCAAGGCAGTTGTGGAGCTTTTGGGTGATCATTATACCGTGCGAAAGCATAAACTGCGTGCCGTTGATCAGACCGAGGCCTTCTTTGGGACCTAAGTCCAGCGGGGCGATACCGACTTTCCCCAGTACATGCGCCGTGTTTTCTCTTTTTCCTTTGTAAAACACATCGCCAAGTCCCAATAAAGGCAAGAAAGCGTGGGAAAGCGGAGCCAAATCGCCGGAGGCGCCGACGGAGCCTTGTTCGGGCACTACCGGTATTATATCGGATTCGATAAAGAAAATTATGCGTTCCACCGTGCGCAGGCGTACGCCCGAGTAGCCCTTGGCCAAGGCGTGCGCCTTGGTGATCAGCATAAGCTTGGCCAGCTTGGGAGCTATGGGATCACCTACGCCCACGGCGTGGCTCATCAAAAGGTTACGCTGGAGGCGGGTGGTTTCCTCCTTGGAAATATGCGTGGTACATAAGGGGCCAAAGCCCGTGTTGATGCCGTATACGACCCTTTCGCCCTCGACGATGTCTTGGACGTGTCGGGCCGAAGCCTCGATCCTGCGCCGGGTGCCGGCGTCCAAGGCGCCCCGGACACGCCCTTCGGCGATGTCCAGCGCAACCTTGACGGTCAGGCGGTCGGTTCCGTAGTTAAACGTTTTCATTTTGGGTAGATGTTGTTTGTGAGAGCCCTTTTGTTACATTTTCGAAAAGGCTATTATCGGCCAGCATTTTTTCCTCAAGGGCGTTGAGGATGCCGAAGAGTTTGTCGCCGTCGGGTATGTCGGCGATCATCTTGGCCATATGTGCGCGAATGCCTTG
This Fulvitalea axinellae DNA region includes the following protein-coding sequences:
- the hutU gene encoding urocanate hydratase encodes the protein MNNEFEKKYKAFMAEYAAHPHYKAPHGDKLNTLSWQTEAPLRMFLNNLDAEVAENPDDLVVYGGTGQAARNRESVEKIIECLMKLDDNHSLMVQSGKPVGIIPTHPEAPRVLIANSNLVPKWANWEHFEELKKKGLMMYGQMTAGSWIYIGTQGILQGTYETFAACARRHFGGSLSKKLVVSGGLGGMGGAQPLAATLNGAAYLGVDVDPERVKKRIETRYLDKMTHSYEEAKQWVLEAKEKGEALSVGLVADIGDSLELLLKDGIIPDVLTDQTSAHDPVFGYVPDTLRGDEVEKVRNEDPERYKELSLKSMARHVGFMLEMQKQGAVTFDYGNNLREFAKQGGEPNAFDFNGFVPEYIRPLFCEGMGPFRWAALSGDPEDIYATDQALRELFPDNKHLIHWLDEAREKVAFQGLPSRICWLGLGDRKKAGLKFNEMVREGKLKAPIVIGRDHLDCGSVASPNRETEGMKDGSDVVSDWALLNLMANATGGATWISFHHGGGVGMGYSQHAGMVVLADGTERADKCIGRVLHSDPAMGVFRHADAGYDKAMEVRKDFGLEI
- the hutH gene encoding histidine ammonia-lyase, with the translated sequence MKTFNYGTDRLTVKVALDIAEGRVRGALDAGTRRRIEASARHVQDIVEGERVVYGINTGFGPLCTTHISKEETTRLQRNLLMSHAVGVGDPIAPKLAKLMLITKAHALAKGYSGVRLRTVERIIFFIESDIIPVVPEQGSVGASGDLAPLSHAFLPLLGLGDVFYKGKRENTAHVLGKVGIAPLDLGPKEGLGLINGTQFMLSHGIMITQKLHNCLEQADINGALMVEALKGSVMPFSEEIHRIRPHKGCLHVAHRMTEMLKGSEIVASHHDCDRVQDPYSLRCIPQVHGASRNAWNHLNELIETELNSVTDNPIVFDADHTVSGGNFHGQPIAMVMDYAALAAAELGNIADRRIYLSMEGKSGIPKLLMESAGLDSGFMILQYTTAALVTENKTLCYPASADSVPTSMGQEDHVSMGSISGRKALKVIQNLERIQAIELLAATQGLEFRRPLKTTDVLEACVDHVRKSVDKSEKDKIYTQDIEQCRQIVANGELVNIVDQYITTP